From the Streptomyces sp. SN-593 genome, the window CCGCGCACTTGCCGTAGACCTGGAGGGTTCCGTCGCTGCGGCGGGTCCACCACTGCGCGTTGGTGTTGTTGCAGCCGCGCACCTCGATGGGGGTGCCGTTGTCGGTCAGGGCGTGGTCGTCGTTGAGGCACTTGCCGGCGATGCCGGAGTACACCACGCCGCTGGCGCCGGGGGCGCCGATCCAGCCGGCCGCGTCGGCGGCCTGGATACCGCTGTCGAACGCGTCGGCCATCTTCTGGTAGCCGCTGTCCTTGGGGTGCAGCGGGTCCGACAGGTCGGAGGCGGTCAGCGCGCCCATGTTGACGTAGCGGACGTGCTTGCCGGCCGCCTGCTCGTCCCGGGCGATGCCCGGCACGTCCGCGTTGAACGCCGGGCGATAGGGCTCCTCGATGGAGTTGGTCGACACGATCAGCGTGGCGAGCAGCACCGTGACGCCCGGGTCGTCGGCGGTGATCTGGTCCACCAGGGCGTGCAGCCGCTGCGTGGCGGTGGAGACCTCGTACGCCTGGTTGAGGTCGTTCGTGCCGATCATCAGCGTGATGACGTTGGGCCGGTAGATGCTGAGCGTCGAGTCGGCGATGCCGGCGATCTGGTCGATCCGCCAGCCGCGGTGGCCCTCGTTGTCCGGGTCCGCCATGGTGCCGCTCTGGAGGCCGCCGACGAAGTCGACCGTGTGGCCCTCGCCGGTGAGTTCGTCACGCAGCGGGATGCGGTAGCCGTTGCCGCTGCTGCTGCCGACACCCCAGGTGATCGAGTCGCCCAGCGGCATCACCCGCAGCGCGGCCGGTGCGGTGGCCGAGGCGGGTGCGGC encodes:
- a CDS encoding SGNH/GDSL hydrolase family protein, whose amino-acid sequence is MRRLLAAAATGAAALLAAVGALAPNASAAAPSAAPASATAPAALRVMPLGDSITWGVGSSSGNGYRIPLRDELTGEGHTVDFVGGLQSGTMADPDNEGHRGWRIDQIAGIADSTLSIYRPNVITLMIGTNDLNQAYEVSTATQRLHALVDQITADDPGVTVLLATLIVSTNSIEEPYRPAFNADVPGIARDEQAAGKHVRYVNMGALTASDLSDPLHPKDSGYQKMADAFDSGIQAADAAGWIGAPGASGVVYSGIAGKCLNDDHALTDNGTPIEVRGCNNTNAQWWTRRSDGTLQVYGKCADATGGGTANGTLVQLYDCNGTGSQVWQPYDGGYRNPQSGRCLDDPNSSTVDNTQLRLWDCNGTNAQKWTTLPVT